A stretch of the Bacillus sp. FJAT-18017 genome encodes the following:
- a CDS encoding M3 family oligoendopeptidase — MSVNTYSDVWDLDVFFPGGSASKEFEAHLTDTEGTINQFYSKVKSWQPSIVEKDADLLAVLISLFEEASKKIRQAGAFISCLKAQNTEDKKAYELQSKVTGLSASFQTALGALDGSLTGIAEEAWQKLMEDDRLNELAFVLTERRTRAAEKLSKEEEAVVNALGVDGYHAWGQMYDMVVGKMKIPFTQNGEEKLLSVGQAANQFSNPDREVRKAVFKEWETAWSANADYFAKILNHLAGFRLSVYKLRGWDDFLKEPLDINRMSKETLDAMWGAISEAKQPLKKYLERRAELMGVEKLSWFDLDAPYGNTETKVSYQEGAEFILEQFAKFGEEMTSFSRHAFENNWIEAEDRPGKAPGGFHTYFPEAMQSRIFMTYSGTPSNISTLAHELGHGFHTYAMRNLHLLNRNYAMNVAETASTFAEMIVSDAAVKNASSKDEKLALLDDKIQRSVALLMNIHARYLFETSFYEERKAGFVSAARLNGLMEKAQEEAYLGALDSYHPSFWASKLHFFITGVPFYNFPYTFGFLFSLGIYAQALEEGSGFEEKYVALLKDTASMTVEELAMKHLGADLTKADFWKDALQLCTDDINEFLELTK, encoded by the coding sequence TTGAGTGTAAATACATATTCTGATGTTTGGGATTTGGATGTATTTTTCCCAGGCGGGAGCGCTTCGAAGGAATTTGAAGCTCATTTAACCGATACGGAAGGAACCATCAACCAATTTTATAGCAAGGTGAAAAGCTGGCAGCCCTCAATAGTAGAAAAAGATGCCGATTTACTTGCAGTACTAATTTCCTTATTTGAGGAAGCTTCGAAGAAAATAAGGCAGGCTGGGGCTTTTATTAGCTGTTTAAAGGCTCAAAATACTGAGGATAAGAAGGCTTATGAACTTCAGTCAAAGGTAACGGGGTTAAGTGCGTCTTTCCAAACAGCTCTTGGTGCGTTGGATGGAAGTTTAACCGGAATTGCAGAAGAAGCATGGCAGAAATTAATGGAAGACGACAGGCTAAATGAACTAGCTTTCGTTTTAACAGAGAGACGGACACGCGCAGCAGAAAAACTGTCAAAGGAAGAAGAAGCAGTCGTTAATGCGCTTGGAGTCGATGGCTATCATGCCTGGGGACAGATGTATGACATGGTCGTTGGAAAAATGAAGATTCCTTTTACTCAGAACGGGGAAGAAAAACTGTTGTCAGTGGGACAGGCAGCCAATCAGTTTTCCAATCCTGACCGGGAAGTTCGCAAGGCTGTGTTTAAGGAATGGGAAACAGCATGGTCTGCAAATGCTGATTATTTTGCAAAAATCCTAAACCATCTAGCTGGTTTCAGGCTCAGTGTTTATAAATTGCGAGGCTGGGATGATTTCCTGAAGGAACCACTTGATATTAATAGAATGAGTAAGGAAACACTCGATGCCATGTGGGGAGCAATTTCGGAAGCGAAACAGCCGCTAAAGAAATATCTTGAACGCCGAGCTGAATTAATGGGTGTGGAAAAGCTAAGCTGGTTCGATCTTGATGCCCCATATGGAAATACGGAAACTAAAGTTTCATACCAGGAAGGAGCGGAATTCATCCTTGAACAGTTTGCAAAGTTTGGGGAAGAAATGACGTCCTTTAGCAGACATGCCTTTGAAAATAATTGGATTGAAGCTGAAGACCGCCCGGGTAAAGCTCCAGGAGGCTTCCATACATATTTTCCTGAAGCCATGCAATCCCGAATTTTTATGACCTATTCAGGAACACCGTCAAACATTTCAACACTCGCCCATGAATTGGGTCATGGCTTCCATACGTATGCAATGCGCAATTTACATCTATTGAACAGAAATTATGCGATGAATGTGGCAGAGACAGCGTCTACTTTTGCGGAAATGATCGTCTCTGATGCTGCGGTAAAAAATGCTTCGTCAAAGGATGAAAAACTTGCCCTGCTTGACGATAAGATTCAACGGTCTGTAGCTTTGCTTATGAATATTCATGCCCGATATCTTTTTGAAACCAGCTTTTATGAAGAAAGAAAGGCTGGCTTCGTAAGTGCGGCACGCCTTAACGGGCTGATGGAAAAAGCGCAGGAAGAGGCTTATCTTGGCGCCCTGGATTCCTATCATCCTTCTTTCTGGGCTTCCAAGCTTCATTTCTTTATTACCGGTGTGCCATTCTACAACTTCCCTTACACGTTTGGATTCTTGTTCTCCCTCGGCATTTATGCCCAGGCCTTGGAGGAAGGCAGCGGTTTTGAAGAAAAATACGTTGCGCTCTTAAAAGACACTGCTTCGATGACAGTTGAGGAATTGGCAATGAAGCATTTGGGAGCCGATTTGACAAAAGCTGATTTCTGGAAGGACGCCCTGCAGTTATGCACTGATGATATAAATGAATTTCTTGAGCTAACAAAATAA
- the pssA gene encoding CDP-diacylglycerol--serine O-phosphatidyltransferase, with translation MFLFDVIVPTFKKLKAQTANVLTLINLSLGGFAIISTLHGNLRLSLLLIFIAALADRFDGMVARKFNIESELGKQLDSMSDIISFGVAPALLLYQGILFELGAPGTFFAVFFIACGAFRLARFNITESNGYFTGLPITAAGCLVTLSYLATPYLAPQIFLFTIMILAFLMVSTFRLRKV, from the coding sequence ATGTTTTTATTTGATGTTATTGTTCCTACCTTTAAAAAGTTAAAGGCTCAGACTGCAAACGTACTAACCTTAATCAACTTATCACTTGGCGGTTTTGCCATTATCTCCACTTTACATGGAAACTTAAGGCTTAGCTTGCTGCTTATTTTCATCGCAGCCCTCGCCGACCGGTTCGATGGAATGGTCGCGAGGAAATTCAACATAGAATCGGAACTTGGAAAACAATTAGATTCCATGAGTGATATTATATCATTTGGTGTTGCTCCTGCACTATTATTATATCAAGGGATTTTATTTGAACTTGGCGCACCTGGAACGTTTTTCGCTGTGTTTTTTATTGCCTGCGGCGCATTCAGGCTGGCGCGGTTCAATATAACTGAAAGTAATGGGTATTTTACCGGCCTTCCAATTACTGCGGCTGGCTGCCTTGTGACGTTAAGCTATTTGGCCACGCCTTATCTTGCCCCGCAAATTTTTCTGTTCACAATTATGATTTTAGCTTTTCTCATGGTGTCTACTTTTAGACTTCGGAAGGTTTAA